The sequence AGGCGTGGGCGCTTTGGTCATGCGAACGGATGTTGCCTTAAAAGCCCAATTGCGCGGGGGTGGACAGGAAAGATCCTTTAGATCGGGTACGGAAAATTACTTAGGGATCCTCGGCTTTGCAGCTGCTTTGAAAAGGGCAAAACCCCAAGAGTGGATCCCTGTTAAAACGCTGCGTGATGCCCTTGAAAAGCGACTTAAAGAGAAGAACAGTGAAGCTGTGTTTTTGGCAAATGAAGCTGAGCGCCTGCCCAATACAGCCATTATCGCCATGAAAGGCGTTAAAAGCGCCACCCAAGTGATGAATTTTGATTTAAAAGGGATCGCCATTTCGGCAGGGGCCGCCTGCTCTTCTGGTAAAGTGAAAAGCTCACGGGTTCTAAAAGCCATGGGTGTGCCAGATGCCCTTGCGGATTGCTCCATTCGGGTTAGTCTTGGCGTTGATACGCCCCCCGAAATGGTCGATCGATTTTTAGACGTTTGGATAGAAATATATGAAAGAGCACATGCTCCTTCAAGTTTTGGAGAAATAATATAATGACAGCAACACAACAAATCTACCTGGACTACCAGGCAACCACCCCTTGTGACCCACGGGTCGTTGAAAAGATGTTGCCTTTTTTTACAACAAACTTTGGCAACCCACATTCACGAAACCATCCCCATGGCTGGGCCGCTGAAGAGGCCATCGAGGTGGCAAGAGCTCAAGTAGCCGCGCTTATTGGCGCGGATCCGCGGGAAATTATTTTCACAAGCGGTGCCACGGAATCAAATAACTTAGCCTTAAAAGGCGTGAGTGGATTTTATCGGGAAAAGAAAAACCACATCATCACTTGTGTCACAGAACATAAGTGTGTGTTGGACAGCTGCCGTCACCTTGAACAGGAAGGCTTTTCCATAACCTATTTGCCGGTCACACCAAGTGGGCTCATCGATTTGGATGTTTTACGAAAGAGCATTCGCCCCGAAACAGTCATGGTTTCTATTATGGCGGTGAACAATGAGATCGGCATCATCCAACCCATGGTGGAAATCGGAAAAATATGTCGAGAAGCGGGCGTATTCTTTCACACGGATGCAGCGCAAGCGGTTGGTAAAATCCCGATGGATGTTGAGGCCATGAACATTGATTTGATGAGCATCTCGGGCCATAAGATTTATGGTCCCAAAGGCATCGGCGCCCTTTATGTTCGCCGCAAACCGCGGGTCCGTCTCCAAGCTATTATTAATGGGGGTGGACAGGAGCGGGGCATGCGATCCGGCACTCTCCCGACCCCTTTATGTGTTGGTTTGGGCGAAGCTTGCACCATTGCGAAGCGTGAAATGGAAACAGAGGCAACACATATAAAAGCGTTGAGCAATCGTCTTTATCAAGGGCTGACGAAGCAATTGAAGGATGTCCATTTGAATGGAGAGGGCGCGCCACGTATCCCTGGGAATTTGAATTTAAGTTTCGCTTATGTTGAAGGGGAAGGCCTCATGATGGGCATCAAAGACCTATCTGTATCCTCAGGCTCCGCCTGCACCTCATCCTCCCTTGAGCCTTCTTATGTGTTGAGAGCGCTCGGTGTGGAAGAAGAAATGGCCCACACCTCTATTCGGTTTGGAATTGGGCGCTTCACCACAGAATCTGAAATAGATACGGCGATTGAACAAGTTGTTTCCGCTGTGACGCGCTTGCGCGAAATGAGTCCCCTTTGGGAAATGGTTCAAGAAGGCATCGACTTAAGAGATATCAAATGGTCAGAACATTAAATTTAGGAGAGAAAAATGGCCTATAGTAGCAAAGTTATCGATCACTATGAAAATCCCCGCAACGTTGGGGCATTTGATAAAAATGACTCGTCTATTGGAACGGGACTCGTTGGAGCCCCAGCTTGTGGCGATGTGATGAAACTTCAAATCAAGGTAAACAAAAACGGCATTATCGAAGATGCGAAGTTTAAGACCTTTGGTTGTGGATCCGCCATTGCCTCCAGCTCCCTCATCACAGAATGGGTGAAGGGCAAAACTCTGGGAGAAGCCCAAGCGATTCGAAACACCGAAGTCGCTCAAGCCCTAGCTTTACCTCCTGTTAAGATTCACTGCTCTATTTTAGCAGAAGATGCAGTAAAAGCAGCCATTGCAGATTACCAGGCCAAGGCTGGTAAACCCGAAGGACCGACAGTATAGGAATAAGGTTATGAAAGAAGCCCCAATTACATTAACGGATGCAGCCTTCGATCGTGTGCAAGCTTTGCTGGCTCAGCGGGGGAAGCCATCCGCTGGGATTCGCATTAGCATTCGCACAAAAGGGTGTTCTGGGCTATCCTATTCCATAGAATATGCAGACGAGAAAAATCCAATGGATGAAATGATGGAAGTGAATGGGGTGACGATACTGATTGATCCAAAGGCAATCCTCTTTATCTTGGGTACTGAAATGGATTACGTGGAAGAAAAAATGCAGTCTGGGTTTGTCTTTCGAAACCCCAATGCAAAAGGCCATTGTGGTTGTGGAAAGTCCTTCCATGTCTAATCAGACCCTGAACCCTTTTGAATTGCTCGGATTAGAACCAACCTTTGATGTTGTACCAACCTTACTTGATAAGGCTTATTTTTCCAGGCAAACCCTCTCTCATCCAGATCGTTTTATTTATCATACAGAACCAGAACGCCTTGCTGCATCTAACCAAGCTTCCGCTTTAAATCATGCTTATGAGACCTTAAAAAATCCCGCTTTGCGGGCGAAAGCTCTCTTAAAACTGCGCGGCATTGACTTCGGAGATGACCCCAGTAAGACTGTTCAGGATCCCATTATCCTGGAAGAAATGATGGATTTGCAAGAAAAGATAGAGGAAGCAGCCTCCCCAGACGATTTTAAACGCATTGAGAGCCAAATTCAGGAACGATTAAAGGATGTTATGACGGCCTTTTCAAGCTCCTTACAAAAGGATCAAGACAAGGATCTCTTAAGGGGGTACTTAACACTGACCTATCTGTCGAAAATGATCGGGGATTTAAAAACCCGTCAGCGACAATCCTCTGTCAAAGTTCTATAGAGGGAATCGCAACCAATGCTTTTACAAATTACAGAACCAAACAGAAATCTCGTACAGGAAAAATTGTCTCAAGCTCTTGCGATTGGGATAGACCTAGGTACCACAAATTCCGTTGTCGCGATTTGTGAAAATCAAAAACCAGTCATCATAACGGACGCTGAAGGAACGGGCCTTCTTCCTTCCGTTGTTGCTTATCTTAAAGGGAAAGCACCCATCGTTGGAGAAGAAGCTCTTAGCCTCATTGATGAAGTGCCTGATCATGTCGTAACCTCCTCAAAACGCCTCATGGGAAGATCTACACAAGAAGCCCTCACGAGTGCGGGAAAATTCACACCCACCCAAAATGAACAAGCCACAGACACAATGGTGCAATTAAAAATTGGGGAGACGACAAAAACACCTGTTGAAGTCGCAAGCGACATTTTGCGGACACTCAAACAACGTGCAGAAACGTCTTTAAAGCAAGCCATTGAAAAAGCTGTCATTACCGTTCCAGCTTATTTCGATGAAGCTGCGCGACAAGCAACAAAGGATGCAGCAAACCTTGCAGGATTGAAAGTCTTACGGCTCATTAACGAACCAACAGCGGCCGCGCTCGCCTATGGTTTAGATCAAGGGCTGGAAGGCATTTATGCTGTCTATGATTTGGGGGGAGGGACATTCGATATCTCCCTTTTAAACATGACAAAAGGGGTCTTTCAAGTGCTGGCAACAGGGGGCGATGTCACACTTGGCGGAGACGATATTGATCGTTTGCTCGTGGAGTATTTTCATCATTTATCTCCGGAAATTGATCTCACCCCAGCGCTTTACAAACAAGCCTTGAAAACCATGCGATCTGCAAAAGAATATTTAACTCATCAAGATTGTGGAATGTGGGCCTTGCCTGGCGGGAAGGACTTTCCATTGGATCGATCGACCCTTGAAAACTTGAGCGCACCCCTCGTCGAGAAAACAATAGACATTTGTCGCCAAGTATTGATTGATGCAGACTTAAGCCCCCAAGACCTGAAAGGTGTCGTCCTTGTAGGAGGCGCCACCCGCATGCCCCTTATCGAAGGACGTGTCACGGAATTTTTTGGGCAAGATCCCTTAAACCATGTAAACCCTGATGAAGTTGTTGCTCTTGGCGCAGCCTTACAAGCGGAAGCGTTGACAAAGGGCACCGACACACTGCTTTTGGATGTAACACCGTTATCCTTAGGTTTAGAAACGATGGGCGGCATTGTCGAGAAACTCATTCCCCGAAACACCCCTATCCCAGCAACTTTTTCACAAGAGTTTACCACTTACCAAGATGGTCAGACCATGATGAAAATTCACATTCTTCAAGGAGAGCGAGAGCTGGTCGAAAATTGTCGGTCTTTGGGCGAATTTACATTGAATGGGATTCCCCCCATGGTTGCAGGAGCCGCCCGAATTATGGTTACCCTTATGGTGGATGTGGATGGATTGCTCACCGTCAGTGCCACTGAAAAAACAACAAATACACGCCAAGAAGTCACTCTCAAACCCTCCTATGGGTTAAGCGAGGAAGATTACCGACGCATTTTGGCTGAAAACATCATTCATGGGGAAGGCGACATCAAAAATCGTCTCTTAATCGAAACAAAAGTCAAAGCACAACAGTTGCTTCACCAGCTGGATACGGCTATTAAAGTAGATGGAGATTTGTTATCAACCGTTGAACGAGAAACTTTAGTTAGGGCCATGGAGGCTTTGGAGCAACGCTTGACAGATGCAGATCAAGACGTCATTGTGGAGCGACAAAAAATGTTAGAGTCTATGAGTGTTCCTTTCGCAACGCGACGCGTTAAACGCCTGGTTGGCGAAGCCGCCGATGGCCTTTCGCCCGCAAAAGAGTAAATTATAAGTTGGAGTTTTAAAAATATGCCGAATATGACATTCATAACCCCGTCCGGAGATCGCGTTGAAGTTGATGCGCCCATTGGGTTGTCCGTCCTTGAAATTGCCCATCGTAATAAAGTCGAGCTAGAAGGTGCCTGTGAAGGTTCTCTTGCTTGTTCAACCTGTCACGTAATTATTGAACCCGAATGGTATGACCTCCTTTCAGGTGCCACTGAGGATGAGGAAGACATGTTAGATTTGGCCTTTGGTTTGACGCAAACCTCCCGGTTAGGGTGTCAAATTATCATGACAGAGGAACTCAATGGCCTCGTCGTCCGTTTGCCAGCCGCTACCCGCAACATGATGTTATAGGTCGAAAATAACAAAGGTTATAATTTTTGATGACCACGAGACTATCACCTCTATTTAAGACCTACCACGTGTGGATATGGACGCACCTCGGCGCTGTAATCATGGCATCAATGCTCCTTATTGATCCTAAGTATTGGAAGGTTCTGACCCCCTATTCAGGCTATTTTTCGGTAGGATTCTTAATCACCGTCTTATCTTTAAGCCCTCTCAAAAAACTCTTCCCGAAATGGATGCTCATCACCCTTTTAAATCGACATCGTCAAGAATTCGGCGTGGCCTGTTTTTTTTACGCAACAATCCACATCATTTGCTTTGTTATTAAAAGAGGTGGCATCCTAGAGACCCTGCCCTACGCCCTTCATCCCGCCATTGCGCCAGTGATGTTGATTGGATACCCAATCCTCTTTCTTCTCGCTATAACGAGCAATAAGTATAGTTCTAGGAAGCTTACCTTTCTAAAGTGGAAAAAATTGCATAAAAAGGTTTATATCGCTGAAGCCGCCGTGATTATTCATATGATTCTTGTTGGACAAAAGTTTTGGGCAGCCGTCCTCTTTACCCCCCTTTTAATCTTGCAATTCTTAAGAATAAAGAAAAAATAAAGGAATTTAGGCACTTTGCTCCCCCTCTCGCTTCAGGATCGCATTCAATCTCTTCTTAAAACATCCGAGCTCAAATCCTCTCTCATTACAGCCCGGGAGAAGCTGACGATGCGCTATCGAGAGAAGAATGGCGGTGGATTTGCTTCCTCATCTGAGGCCCTTGCTTATGTTGCCGCAAGGCTGCCCGCTACGTTTGCCGCGATGCAAGCAGTTTTACCTCAAGTTCCCCTACAAGACATTTCTACTATATTGGATTTAGGTGCCGGACCTGGTACCGCTGCTTTGGCAGCTGGCCTTCAGTGGCCGGAAGCCGAAAGGGTTCATTTGGTTGAAAGGGATGGTTTTATGAGTGAGGTGTCGCAAAAGCTCCTTCAAGACCTACCAGAGACGAACCACCAGACACTTACTTTCCAATGTGCAAACCTCTTAACTCATTCTTTGCAGACGCGCTTTGATCTGATTCTCTTGTCATACGTGTTAAATGAACTTTCTCCAGAAGACCAAACGGATGTTTTGAAGAAAGCTTGGTCCGCAACAGAAAAAGGGCTGGTTATTGTGGTACCCGGAACACCCCTCGCGTACAAACAATTGATGGATTTGCGAGATCTCCTCATTGCTGAAGGTGCCTTTATTGCAGCACCCTGTCCACATCATGATGCTTGCCCATTGAAAGAAGGGGATTGGTGTCATTTTTCAACGCGCTTATCACGCCCCGCTTTTCATCGTGAAATTAAAAAGGTTTCACTACCGTACGAAGATGAAAAATACAGCTTTCTTGTAGCATTACGTGATCCTGTGGCGAGGGCTCAAGCTCGGATCATTCGAAAACCAATATTACGCTCTGGTCATGTAACTTTAGATTTATGTACCCACAATGGGCTGAAACGCCAAACCGTTTCCAAAAAGGATAAGGCTTTGTATAAACAAGCCACGAAGGTTGTTTGGGGGAATAGCTGGAAAGGGTGATCAGGTTGTCAAGGAGTTCTCTGAAATACCCGAAAATCCTTTTCATTGTAAGTTAACGATTCTTCCTGTATACTGAAAGATGGTGCTGCTAGGTTTGACGGGGTTGCATCCCCGGACCCTATCTAACTTCTCGGAGACTGTCCCTACCAAAACCGTGGTTTTGGCACATGGTTCCCACCTGCTTGTCAGGTCGCGAGAGGAGCTATACCCCGCCGGCTCAAGTGGCACCAATTTTTTTTTATACTTCTTAAATGCAATGATCTTTTAGATTATAAACAAAACCATGTTGTATAGATTTTTTTAAATTAAAACAAGAAACTAACATGACCATGGTCTCAGGTCTCAGCTCAAAAAAAGCTAATTTTTAGCTAAAGTACCTTTGCATGAGAGGAAGAATAGCGTTTATCAACGACTCTAGCTATGGTTACTTTGTTGCTATAGTGCCCTGGGATGTTTCTATCCCAAGAAACGTTTGCCGCATATTCTATCCCATACGGCTCAGGTGCAATGCCATTCTGATTAATTTGTTCGATGAGATTTTTCATTTCTTCTAAACCTTCTGGACTTCGAAGGTACGTAATATAAGGAAAATTGGTTGGACGTTTCTCAGCTTGCGTCAAAACGTCATTTTCTGAAAAAGGAGCTGTCATTCTTTGTCCATCATCGCGTTGGAATTTTGTACGGCTATTTTGCTGACCTACAGAACTGTCGGGAGTATCTGAATTCATAGCAAAACAGGGCATTCCAATTATAGAACAACAAAGAAAAAAACATGCAGTCTTTAAACTTATAGATTTCATTTTTATCTCCTCATCAATTTTCATTTATAACTTTTATTTAAATAAAATTATTAAAATTTCGATATGAATCTATATCATAATTACAAACATATTTCAATATAAACTTTATATCTCAAGCTATTAAAGGGTTAACATTATTCATTTTTATAATCACAACTCCAGGGTCTTTTTCCAAGAGACTTCCGGACGGATTTTACACAAACCTCTGTTTCAGAAATCCATATTTGATAAGTCCCATCACGTTTTAGGGTGTAACGATCTATTAAAATTTTTGGTTTTGACCCCAATCTTTTACAGTCCTTCCAAGCGTATCCTGTCGTAACCAGCGCTTTAACTGAGCATCTTTCTCTTGTCATTTGCAACGGGGTATAAGGGGAAGAATAGGGGTGATTGATTAACAAGACAGAGCCCAGTTTTACACGGGTTTCAGGCCATTCTCTTAACTCTCTCAAACCCAATTCTTTCATCCATTGATCAGTGAAAAAGCGCCCGCGCTTTAAGTCTGAGACATAGAGAATATTATCTTTGTGATATGCCAAGACACTACCATCGCCAGCCGCATAAATTGACGGTTGTGAAGAGAGCAAGGGCGTGAGACACCCAAGACCACAGAGAATGAGCCCACCCCATCTCCAAGACCTTTTCCAAAAACAAACCCACAAACCTCCTAAAGTAAGGAGGGCCAGAAATGCGGGTGGCGGCGTGGCAACCACAATAGCAGCACCGGGCCAAGAGGACACCATCTTTGCAATCTGTATCAAACTTTCCAGTCCAAAAGAAAATACGGAAAAAATGAGGGAACTCCCCCCAAAGGGAAGAGTGAGCACACTTAAGGTAGCCGCTGGCATGATCACGATGCTGGTTAAAGGAATAGCAAGAAAATTGCCAACGATGGTTTGCAATGTAAATCGATTGAAAATGGCCACCGTATAAGGGGTAGTCGCCAGTGTGGCCACGAGGGTGGTCGCGATAAGTCCTGTACCATAAGCCACGAGACGCCGGAAATACCCCCCTTCTAAAGACCATTGACGCAAAGGGGCCCATCCCCCCTCATAGGCCGCAATTAATCCCACAACCGCGGCAAAGGAGAGTTGAAAGCTTGCGGACAAGAGACTTTCTGGTCGAAAGAGCAAAATGAGTGTGCCGGCAATAACAACCAACCGCATGGACAAAGGATTGCGGTCCAACAGAATCCCCACCATGACAATGGTAATCATGACAAAGGCCCTTTGACCGGGAATCCCAAATCCGGAGATACATAAGTATGCAAATGTCGCGAGGATCACCAGGACAGCCGTCCATTTCTTGATGGGGTAATTTTCAGCAAGAAAAGGAATGAGAGCGAGGCTCCGTCGAAAGACCAAGAAAACCAGACCCGCCACAAGTGTCAAATGAAGACCCGATATGGCAAGGATATGAGCCAGGCCTGCATCCGTGAAGGCTTGGCGAATGATGGGGAGTATG comes from Alphaproteobacteria bacterium and encodes:
- a CDS encoding IscS subfamily cysteine desulfurase translates to MTATQQIYLDYQATTPCDPRVVEKMLPFFTTNFGNPHSRNHPHGWAAEEAIEVARAQVAALIGADPREIIFTSGATESNNLALKGVSGFYREKKNHIITCVTEHKCVLDSCRHLEQEGFSITYLPVTPSGLIDLDVLRKSIRPETVMVSIMAVNNEIGIIQPMVEIGKICREAGVFFHTDAAQAVGKIPMDVEAMNIDLMSISGHKIYGPKGIGALYVRRKPRVRLQAIINGGGQERGMRSGTLPTPLCVGLGEACTIAKREMETEATHIKALSNRLYQGLTKQLKDVHLNGEGAPRIPGNLNLSFAYVEGEGLMMGIKDLSVSSGSACTSSSLEPSYVLRALGVEEEMAHTSIRFGIGRFTTESEIDTAIEQVVSAVTRLREMSPLWEMVQEGIDLRDIKWSEH
- the iscU gene encoding Fe-S cluster assembly scaffold IscU; the protein is MAYSSKVIDHYENPRNVGAFDKNDSSIGTGLVGAPACGDVMKLQIKVNKNGIIEDAKFKTFGCGSAIASSSLITEWVKGKTLGEAQAIRNTEVAQALALPPVKIHCSILAEDAVKAAIADYQAKAGKPEGPTV
- a CDS encoding iron-sulfur cluster assembly accessory protein gives rise to the protein MKEAPITLTDAAFDRVQALLAQRGKPSAGIRISIRTKGCSGLSYSIEYADEKNPMDEMMEVNGVTILIDPKAILFILGTEMDYVEEKMQSGFVFRNPNAKGHCGCGKSFHV
- the hscB gene encoding Fe-S protein assembly co-chaperone HscB: MSNQTLNPFELLGLEPTFDVVPTLLDKAYFSRQTLSHPDRFIYHTEPERLAASNQASALNHAYETLKNPALRAKALLKLRGIDFGDDPSKTVQDPIILEEMMDLQEKIEEAASPDDFKRIESQIQERLKDVMTAFSSSLQKDQDKDLLRGYLTLTYLSKMIGDLKTRQRQSSVKVL
- the hscA gene encoding Fe-S protein assembly chaperone HscA encodes the protein MLLQITEPNRNLVQEKLSQALAIGIDLGTTNSVVAICENQKPVIITDAEGTGLLPSVVAYLKGKAPIVGEEALSLIDEVPDHVVTSSKRLMGRSTQEALTSAGKFTPTQNEQATDTMVQLKIGETTKTPVEVASDILRTLKQRAETSLKQAIEKAVITVPAYFDEAARQATKDAANLAGLKVLRLINEPTAAALAYGLDQGLEGIYAVYDLGGGTFDISLLNMTKGVFQVLATGGDVTLGGDDIDRLLVEYFHHLSPEIDLTPALYKQALKTMRSAKEYLTHQDCGMWALPGGKDFPLDRSTLENLSAPLVEKTIDICRQVLIDADLSPQDLKGVVLVGGATRMPLIEGRVTEFFGQDPLNHVNPDEVVALGAALQAEALTKGTDTLLLDVTPLSLGLETMGGIVEKLIPRNTPIPATFSQEFTTYQDGQTMMKIHILQGERELVENCRSLGEFTLNGIPPMVAGAARIMVTLMVDVDGLLTVSATEKTTNTRQEVTLKPSYGLSEEDYRRILAENIIHGEGDIKNRLLIETKVKAQQLLHQLDTAIKVDGDLLSTVERETLVRAMEALEQRLTDADQDVIVERQKMLESMSVPFATRRVKRLVGEAADGLSPAKE
- a CDS encoding ferredoxin family 2Fe-2S iron-sulfur cluster binding protein, translated to MPNMTFITPSGDRVEVDAPIGLSVLEIAHRNKVELEGACEGSLACSTCHVIIEPEWYDLLSGATEDEEDMLDLAFGLTQTSRLGCQIIMTEELNGLVVRLPAATRNMML
- a CDS encoding ferric reductase-like transmembrane domain-containing protein, which encodes MTTRLSPLFKTYHVWIWTHLGAVIMASMLLIDPKYWKVLTPYSGYFSVGFLITVLSLSPLKKLFPKWMLITLLNRHRQEFGVACFFYATIHIICFVIKRGGILETLPYALHPAIAPVMLIGYPILFLLAITSNKYSSRKLTFLKWKKLHKKVYIAEAAVIIHMILVGQKFWAAVLFTPLLILQFLRIKKK
- a CDS encoding small ribosomal subunit Rsm22 family protein, with the protein product MLPLSLQDRIQSLLKTSELKSSLITAREKLTMRYREKNGGGFASSSEALAYVAARLPATFAAMQAVLPQVPLQDISTILDLGAGPGTAALAAGLQWPEAERVHLVERDGFMSEVSQKLLQDLPETNHQTLTFQCANLLTHSLQTRFDLILLSYVLNELSPEDQTDVLKKAWSATEKGLVIVVPGTPLAYKQLMDLRDLLIAEGAFIAAPCPHHDACPLKEGDWCHFSTRLSRPAFHREIKKVSLPYEDEKYSFLVALRDPVARAQARIIRKPILRSGHVTLDLCTHNGLKRQTVSKKDKALYKQATKVVWGNSWKG
- a CDS encoding ComEC family competence protein, whose translation is MAALSTAFFEDQSRWFLWWPVGMGIGISTYFSLSYEPSLSDTALFLFISLLLFGVGMYYRRHNYLSLILSLALLSLSIGFVAAKIRTHQLATPFLLTKMDDVQITGRIVDIEEQPNRHRITLDQLNISENVDLHKIRLTLPLSKDLTVAIGDHVSLQTSLLPLSDPVSVYGYNFRRQAYFQGIGATGRIKGPIQVIDKNDKYLWLESMRYRLTQTIRRLLPGQTGEVAAALITGDRSGILPIIRQAFTDAGLAHILAISGLHLTLVAGLVFLVFRRSLALIPFLAENYPIKKWTAVLVILATFAYLCISGFGIPGQRAFVMITIVMVGILLDRNPLSMRLVVIAGTLILLFRPESLLSASFQLSFAAVVGLIAAYEGGWAPLRQWSLEGGYFRRLVAYGTGLIATTLVATLATTPYTVAIFNRFTLQTIVGNFLAIPLTSIVIMPAATLSVLTLPFGGSSLIFSVFSFGLESLIQIAKMVSSWPGAAIVVATPPPAFLALLTLGGLWVCFWKRSWRWGGLILCGLGCLTPLLSSQPSIYAAGDGSVLAYHKDNILYVSDLKRGRFFTDQWMKELGLRELREWPETRVKLGSVLLINHPYSSPYTPLQMTRERCSVKALVTTGYAWKDCKRLGSKPKILIDRYTLKRDGTYQIWISETEVCVKSVRKSLGKRPWSCDYKNE